The Branchiostoma lanceolatum isolate klBraLanc5 chromosome 1, klBraLanc5.hap2, whole genome shotgun sequence genomic sequence ACGTACCTCAAGTCCATCCAGGCGGAGACGGTCATTGTACCAATTGTGCCATTTGATACAGCTGATATCCTTTGCCTATGTGTAGCATACAAGATACAATAGTTGTTGTACTATCTGTGAAAAATTGTGTAGAATCTAAAATTGATttgttctgggtttgaatccctagcaggccccaatgttgttcccatgggaaaggcacttaccacccatttcctcacttgacttctcgagcacataaaagaacccacaacaCTTAAAAAAGTAGGTACTAGCTATCCATGCATCCCTGTTTGAGTGGCTCAAACCTCACAGTCTGGTCTTTCGCAGTATGTACTTACTCTACAAAAGTGATATAACTAGCGGTATAAGGGAGAGTTCAATAGGCAaagtcggttagcttgaggaatgaatccactctactttataccgGTATAAGGgagtttaccggttatgcataaccaacaacaaaaaaaggaaaaggaacaGTATTATTGGGAGTTTTTTTCAATGCCTGTACTCTAGCTCAAGACTGAAGATTTCTGTATAGTATAGGAAAGTTGCCTTAACAGGTCCTACAGATCATGCTTAAGACGGTTGACTCTGATCCCAGTCTTGAGGCCATTACCAAGTACTCCATCTTCAAGTCCAAACAGCAGCTCATGGAACAGTTCAAGATGATCCCAGGGAGAAAGGGCACCAGAATCGTCATCTACAATATCAGGAGGTAGGTATATGGTCCATAGGACTGCATCATTTGTGTTTCTAATTTCACCAATAGGAATATGGAAAAGTGATATTGTACTCAAAACCTAAAGCAACCAATGCTTTTCTCAAGACCCAAATGCTCTATAGGCTAAAGAAAAGCCAGCTACTTACTTACTGAGATATGGAAAAGTAAAAAATGTTCCTGTGGGGCAGTgtgcagggatctccctaaagaatgttagggtatttcttccaatatttccccagcaaagcctgtaattttgctcaaattttcaaatataaagttgcaggaaatgactccATTTCtgcctgaaaaaggcaaaatgcaacagccgctTTCCTTCCCTCTAGACCTCGCAACACGTATCTtgtgcctggcaccctccccccatcttGCTAACATAGATCGAGTTAATATGTTAACCAAACTGTAGTGTCAGTAGTATAAAAAGCAAGCAAAAATAAGAAATGATGTAGACTATCTATTCTATCTATGATGATGTAGACTATCTATCATATCTATGAATTATACATCAATACATTTACTGTGTGGCGATCCTCCCTCGGTGACATAATTCCCTAAgctggcattagagaaccttggcccgtgtaaaaaaGAATCATGTATAAGTGCTCCCTCCCCAAAATAAACGCtgccgctccaagaagtctgcaaaaGAGACTAGTGTCATTGATTACCTTGCCTTTTTTTCTCCAGAACTAGAGACGGGAGGCCAGAGTTTGACTTCACTGATGAGAAGGACATCAAAATTCCTGACGACGTGATCGATGAACAGGCGGGGAAGTTTCGTCGGCAGGACCGACGACAGGATTACTCGCCAGAGTGCGACTACTCCCTCAGGGTGAGGCAGGCTCAATGTCAAGTTTGTGTAAAATGTAATACtttaaaacaaattcaacaaaacaaaacaattaaaatcaTCTAGCAAAAATCAAAGCATAATATAAGCTGAATAATCATTTGTACAACTTGTTTAACTGGCCAACGACAAAATGAACTGGAAAAAACTCACTGTTGCATCCTGCGCAGACaactaatgatgatgatttgtaCATTATTAAATAAGGATCAGCCTATCATAAGAAATAGAAGTAATAAATGCTTTTAgtgattatttatttattggtttggctgtttagaacacacagccagggctgcccaactagcctgttgctattacatgtacaaaggcgagacaaagacaagacagtacattggaattttgacatggactgAGTATAACAAGCTATAAAAATATTAACAAAGTTAAGTtcatgtacataaaaactaaTGTATATAAATGGTTTTGAAAATAATGTCTGTAATGGTATCTACATCAAGAGGTTAcctagttgttgtttttagtgACTAGTTTACCATTAGATTTCTATCAAATTAGAACATTGACAGGATTCAAAGACACACTAATAAAATATTTCATAAACAGTATAGCCTGTGtatacacaagctctcagccagaggttactgacccccaccccagGGGGCTGGCAGTAACAGGACCTACGGGCCGCTAGGAGCGTGATTTGTCAGGCTAATAAATAGTATATCTCCATACATAGATCACCACCAAGTTTATCCctaaattgtgattttttttcctcttccAGGCTTATTGCAGCATTCTCTACCTCAACCCTAAGATGCAGATCATCCTACGGGGACAGAAAGTCAAGACTTTCAAGATTGCCAAGAGTCTGAACAACACTGAGAGAGATGTATACAAGCCTCAGTGGCTGGTAAGTTGTACTGTAGTTTTCTGTTTCTTGTAATCTAGCCTGGAATTCATCTTACTCTTGCTCCTGTTTACTCTAACAATCACCTCTGTCAGAATAGTCTGGCCCCCATCCTATTTAAATGTTTGGTCCTTGCCTCCTACGTTATTTCgggaatcaaatatttctcagaagaAGTGTAACAGGGGTCAAACTTCCAAATGCCTGTTTGATTCCCAATCCCATGCAGTTACAAAGGACCTTGTGACTCAGAGCCAATCTGAACTGTCTCATATATGTTAGGCGAAATTCAAATGGCAGTCGTTTCTCTATTAAAATCTTTTAACCGCCCACCCTTTCTGAACTTTTGAATCAAGTAGCCCTGATGAAATTTAAGGTTAtgattttgcaacatttatttCTACAGCCGAAAGGAGTGAAGATCACGTTTGGGTTCAGCCCCCAGAAGCATCACTACGGCATCATGATGTACCACAGAAACCGGCTCATCAAAGGATACGAGAGGGTCGGTCCTCAACTCAAGGTTTGTATGTTTACCGATCTAGACCCACCTGACCTTAACttttcatactgtaaatcttgttaatatttgcggtggttctGTCTTCTTGGCTTTCTCAGTGCCTCCTAAATCAATTTGCCATTATAATGTCCTAGCTTTCTCTGCCTCTACTAGTAGGAAATTAACAGAAGAAATAAGCATACTTGAGAAGGCCTTTTTTGGTGATCATTTTCAGCATTCTGTATTCATTATTCAATAagtattttatgttttattgttttagtaTCCTACAAATAGGGGTCTAGGTAAGGATGGTTGTTTTAGGTGTCTAAACGTCTTACATATAGATAGAATGTTGACATTTCTGTTTCACTGATGTGAGTGTTTTGAGTGATCTTTGTAACTCATATTTTAGGCTGGGAGACAGGGTGTTGGAGTGATAGGTGTGATTCAGTGTGACTTCCTGAAACCCACCCACAACAAACAGGACTTTGACTACACCAAGGAGTACAGGTAACAGTCACAATAAGCTGGCTCAAGGTTCCAACTGTACATTAATAGCAAGATGTATTGTTGGTAATATTGCAAAGGTTAAGGCacctaatagtaatacataAGCAAAATACATCTGGATGTATATAAGCAttgtctagacaagaactgtttcaCAAGTTAGGGAAGCAAGCAAACCCCACTTGAGAGAACTGTATATGATAAAACATAAAAGTCTGTATTCAAAGCATATCTGTGTGTCCATCCCTAGGAGCACCGTCTCAGCCCTGGGCTTAAAGCTGACAGACTATTGGCTGCAGAAGAAAGGTCATATATCCTTGGCAAGGTCATCATCCCCAGCTGCAGCCAATGGCTCGGAGGAGGACGAGCCGGCGTGAGTACAGCCCCCTTATAGgctggatttttttaaatcacctctcagggctcgaaatactgggtgcatgtgcacctgtgtgcacccaaaattggagctgtgcacctaatttttgactgtgggtgcaccagtgcacctagatatttttgtaggctataggataagggtactattgtacactagtatatagaatattctaccagaaaaagtaatataaccttttgttgtactttatttgatgtatcacttgtttgagaTTTTAAGGTTAAtttaagttcttaagagcgttaaacattgtaattattttatgctgacattcaactttattctatgtggtgcaccaaAAATTCTTTCTGCGCACCTAAtcttttgggttgggtgcaccagtgccctatttccaaaaatgaatttctagccCTGCCTCTTATCAGTAAGACCTTTATTAAGTCATGAACGCTTGTACAATCCTGAAAATTGATGTAATTTGTTCAAGTTGAAAGCCATAAAAGAAAGAGTGAAATTGATCTTGGACTAGTTTAtgtcactggtcgtgacagagaagacagatgatatattcagtatttacaggttcaggactgcaaccctttccaatAGCGTACATGCCGGGTGAGCCAGCAACAGATTCGAACTCCCATCCGCTTGGTCCGGAGGTAGAGTCACTAACAACGGGACTATGCATGCACCCACAAGTGATAGAATAGTTGCCTAGCTGGAGATAGGACCAGCACTGGCAAAAGGAAAGGAGCTCCCAAAGTAAAAGAAACTGGTTAACTTTAAAGAATTTAAaacgttttcttttttcttacaGCCCTTCTCCCGACCAGCTGTGGGTCCAGTGTGACAATGCCGACTGTCTGAAGTGGAGGAAGTTACCTGAACAATGGAAGAATAAGAAACTACCTGACAAGTGGTACTGCAACATGAACCCTGACCCCAAGTTCAGGTACAGACTTCATATACTCTAAACTCATTTATTTTCGTGATGACAGTAGGATTTGAAAGTAGCTTTTCCAGGTTTTATGTGcaacattgaaacaattctgaagCACGGTAGTATTACATTCGAAACGCATATTTGCTCATGAAGTCACAGTAGAGAGGTTaccaagaaaaatgaaaatgaaaccaccaTGAGCAATATTGGCAATTGTAAAGATCTCCAATGAATGTGCTCAAGAATGCCACTACAAGGATTCTTGGCAGTAGCAAGTTTTCTAATACCTCAATTCTGAGTCAATAAGACTGGCTGTAGACGGAATGTGCTGGACTTCTCTAACTGCCTCATGGGTCGCACGTCCTGGGAgcctctaagtctaagtaaggcTGGAATTTgataataatttcatcaggttggtagaagaTAGGATATTAGAGTTTcccttttacacaaccagtaatctCTCTtacctgctgatgtttcggtgtGATTGTCAGACGCCTttctcagagcttctgactggattGCTGCCTCTCGCCGCAGGGGAAAATTTACTGgctttgtaaaaagaaaactccaatatcctaagACTGGAGCTGTACTAAACTCTGTTCCTTCCAGGTCGTGCTCAGTCCCTGAAGAAGCTGAAGATGACCCTGATGAGGAGATAGCAGGTCCGTCATACGACAAGTCAGTCAGGAGACAACTGTGAGTTCAACCTTTCTTCGGCGGATCAGTTATACAAAAATGATTAAAGTTTGTGTATGTCTTATGTGTTTTATGTAAGCCTTCAAGTGTTTTGAATAAAACCTGTAGTAACACCTGACTCctattttggcaacacctcaggacAGTAgcttgtgtttacacaatctcttgctggGGATGGTGGGGTTAACTGGCCCCGTCCCCGAGGAGGGCGGTAACTGTAGGGCCAACCGCTAGGAGTgcaatttagtcaggctacttGGGGCAGCTGCATTTTTGCATGTGATTTAGACTGAACAGTCTCACTGATCTGTACCTTCCAGGGAGCGTGAGAAAAGGGAGGAGAAATGGAGAAAGGAACAAAAGCAGCAGCAGGAGGTAAGGGTGTACTTTCAACAGCTATTCTCATGTTGCTAGAATCTGCTCATCTCATGTTTTTCATATTAatcatgaatatgaaaataagagtGCAATAGCACAGTTGGCAGTCCGCTAACCAGAACTGTGGTGGcatcgtgttggcgtaacagttagggtgtttggcccagaacccaaaggGCCTGGGTTCGAACGCCCTGACAGACATGGCactgatgttgtgtccttgggaaaggcacttcacatgaCTTTCCTAAccctacccaggtgtaaaaatgggtacctgactttggttggggaggtaaaaggtggttgAAGGCTCTGCCAATACCTACAGCCTCTAACagtctatgggactacctttacatttGTAACCAAAACTACTGGCAACCTCTataatttcagattgaagaaaGGGAGAGACAGCTTAGGCAGAAGGACCTCCAGCTGCAGAGACTAGGTGCACAGATTCAGCAGAGCATCCAGAGCCAGGCTGCGGAGAAGAAGCCGTCCCAGTCAGACTTGGTGCGGGCAGAGATTGAGATGAACAGGAGGAAACAGATGGAGACACAGTACAACAAGATGGTGGTAGAACTCAAGAAACAAGGGGTGAGGAAGAACATGGTTTgaactgtagatcttgaaatgtcTGCGTTGGTTTTGTTTATCACGGTAACCGTTGATTAAAATGCAAAATCTTaacaccacaaatatgcatttccattgGTACAGTACTACAGAGCTGTTTGAACCACTAACTTAAAACAGTGAAAAGCTTGTTTCCACCAAAATTAGTCCTCACAAAAATGcttgaatttacagtatttcttttatAGGAGGGACTGAGAAAGTTAAGAAATATTTCAACCtcacaattagaaaaaaaattaatatgatTTTCTTGCAGTGATTAGAAAACATCCAATattattttttcaaatgtttcaaattctTTAGAAACTACTACAGGGTAGTACATGTGTACTGCCTTGGGTGCTATCCGgtggtgattttattttccatgttcTGCCACAGAGCCAGCTTCAAAAGCAGCGAGAAGATCTGTTACAAGCCCAGCAGGTGGCACACCATTGGCAGCAGAGGGCGGAGGCAGCTGTAAGAATCTTATCTTCTTTGAGccacctttccactagacggggATCGCTGAGAAACTGTGCAGCGACCAAATTCGATttttgtaacccttgatttcagaATTGGAATTTGATGCAAGATGGTTAAGTAAgacataaaagacaagaaaatacGCAAAATGTTAGAAAATTTGTTCTTTATAGAATTCATTGAGCGGTCTGTCAAGTCTTTGGTCGCCCAGTAGTTGAGgctctagtggaaagggagtGTTAAACCCGTCACATCCTAGCAATTTGCCTCATGTTTTTTGTAGCATACTTATTATTTTATCTATCTGTATCTTgcgtaacaaaccagctttGCTGTACTTTGATTGTCTTTTTTCATGTGCtcatttaatttttgtgtgttactTTGTGACTGAACTGCTTTGGGTAGATTTTCAACATTAGATTTGTTTTTTGAAGCATacttatcattattttttacCTTCTttccgtatctgtatctgtttagccggtataactgcccttctgtGTAACCACTCCAGCTTCGCAGGATAttactttcatttcttttcttttttttttttatctgcttttttgtttgtgtgtgtgttactttGTGACTGAACTGCTTTGGATGGATTTTGAACAGCAGATCGTATGTAACTGACAGGTAGTCTGGTGTTCTCAACAAAGTTGGCTGTCCTTCGAGTCTTCTTTAGTACGTCCGTTGTCAAACCCGTCTCACACGGCGTATAACCTTTAGCATGCTATGGGAAACACTTCCAAAGTAAAAGACTCAACATTGAAACAAGTGTTGATCAAGTATCTAGATTAGAAGAAAACTATTGGACTCCCATGTACTTAATTTTATTCCTTTCTAGAGAGTGTTTGGAAACATTTCGTTGTAAAGATCGCAACCACCCAAATTTTCCTCCAAATTTATCAATGACAGGGAAAAGACCAGTCCCATAGCCCCTCCCAACTCCGTCAATACTCAGAAATGCagaataaacacataaaaatgtgCACAAAAAAAGACTGACCTGCAGCCTCTCTCTTATGggttgccattctctcattggttaaactaccaattgtaatggacagtcaggattgatGTATATAGCGCTCCAGTAACAAAACCTGCATGCTAAAGGTTAGATATTTTGCTTTAAGGGTGGATGATTGTTGGATTTGGTGGGGGTCAGCTTTTGAGAGCGAACATTTTCTGTTGAAAACTTCCCCAGGCAACGATGACGCCACCGGAGCGTCGATCTCCTGAACGGCACTCTTTGCTGACTCAGGTACAGCGGGCTAAAGCTGGCGATGGGCAGGCGCAAAAACAGCTGATTGCACGTCAGGTCAAGACTCCTGAGGGACAGGTGCAAAAATGGGTACTAGTGGGACAGCAGCAGGATAGCACTCCAAGGCCAGTGAGTGCAGCTGTAGGTCCTGGTACCGCTACACAAACTGCTGGGACACCAATAGAGGTGGTAACGATCACTGACTCTTCAGCTGAAAGTGAGTCAAAAAGCCAGAACAAGTCACAAACCACTGCAGCCTCCCAAACTAGAACTCCAATAGTTGCAGCAGTAGCAAAAAGCAGTTCTACACCAGTCATTCCTAACGTGGCCCCTACATCCACTAACCGACCTGCTCAAACACCAGACACCACAATGATGAAAGTTACAATGCTGCAAAACGACGGAAAGATGCTGAAAATCACTGCAGTCTCCAACAAAGATGGGGAAGTGATGACAATCACCTGCCCTGGGGGGAAGATGCCTGCCTTGGACAAATCCAAACCAATGTACCTGCTTGTTCCAAAAGCCAGCGACGACGCCCTAAAAAATGGCATGTCTAATTCAATTCAGAGTAAAATCAAAATTGTCGGGCAGCATTTGGCATCCTCACAGACAGCCAAAGTAGGTGGGTCAAAACAGGCACAAACACCGGTACCGAGGATGACTCAGCTTGACAGCAGGCTTGATGGACAACCTGAACAGTTAAAATTGTCAGGGACATCCGAGCAAGTTCAGTCACAGGTGAATTTGCCAGAGTGCTCTACAGTGGCCAATCACAATGCACCCTGTGTTCTTGAACAGGTTTCCACGGCAACTGCATCCCAGAGAACACCCAGACAACCCCAGGCTGGACCCTCGGGGTAAGACTTTCCtttatacattgatgaaggttaaacaaccAGGTGATAAGAGATGGCACAAATAATTGGTTGAAAAAAttttgtctgtttcaaaattttatccaggtgcttgagtaatttttttgtgtgacttTCCTTTATGTTTCTTAAGAATGAGcagtcaggaaaaaaaaaaaatatctttacATTTTTGTTAGCTCCTACGTCTGTTTCCTACACTAAATGACTTTTTTCTTTGATCCTAGGGTTGCATCCCAGAAAAGACCAGCATCAAATTCCCCCTCGAACTCAGCCAATAAAGTTCCGCGTATGGCtgatgatagtgatgatgaCTGTATCATCATCGATGACAGCGATCTCACAAAAACAAACTCCACATCGTCAGTAAGAGTGAAAACAGAGATTTGCCACATCGGAGTTCAAACGGACCCTGCTGACGTAGTCCGAGTCAGCGCGTCGACTGTCAGGGAAGTCGCTACACTATCAACGGTCGAGCAGCGTCAAAAGCTCATGGAGCAGACAAAGCAGCTGAAGACGTTGAGAAGAAACGTCAGCAGACTTATCGGTGTTCTGGTGCCGGAGCTGAGTCTCGAAGACAATGACATTGACATGGAAAGCGAATCAGTGGACGAGCTTCTAAAACAAGTGCTGGAAGCCAACAAGAACCAGTGACTGGAGGACTTAAGTTaatggctaatctccaagcggatGTAAGGATCTGCCACACTTTTCTAGCATAACTCAATTGTATTTTTAACAGTTCGTGCAAACTGTCAAAAAATACAGTGCTAGAAAAGAGTACAATACAGTACTAGGAAAGAGtgctaaatgttgcaaaaacactgagaatgagctggatccttacatctgcttggatcgaGATAAAACAGTGTTGGGGATTTCTATCAGACTCTAACAGTGACCATATTAAAGTCATCACTTTTGCTAAAGAAAGCAATAAACCAATTCTTTGTGGAAATTCATAACACTAAAAAAGCATTCAATTTTTTGATTGTGTAACACTGTAAGTTCATTAGTAACACAACTTCCAAAATTCCACATCATATTTGTGTCAAAAATAGCTTTTATAAAATCTGCTTCCAAAATCTTCCTCTTCCTTTGGGTCAAACAAGTTTTGTTTCCCTCTAAGAAGAGATATTTAGCAACAAGACACATGTAAAATTCTCTCCATCAAAAGGGTAATTGTAGCTCTCATATGACCATGATTTTACTACCATAACTGTTCCAACATTTTCCTTTTCAGTATTTGCCTCTGCTAGGCATTAAAGCCAATAAGAAATGCCTCCACACTTGGGGCATTGCCAAAAAAGGCTGATGAAACTGTATTTGGGGACAATCCTACATTCCCTTCGAAAACAGGATTTAGCCTGGATAGATTTTTTTCCTccttgtacaaaaaatgtatgtcATGCCAGTAGTAGCCTACGTTGTTCCATGGTAGATACATGGTGATTTTTAGATGACTAAAGTTTATAGAATGTAGACATAAGATATGGGTCTTGTGTCACAGAAAGTGTTGTATATGAATATTTACTACTTAATATACTGGTTTAGATtagattttgatatttcaagCAATTCCAGGTAAGCTGACAACATGagattctgttgtttttatagGTACTTCACACTGACATATGTTGGAAGATATACCAGTGAACATATGCCTTTCTATTTTgataaaataaatcattttgatgaATATCAAAGTGTTCATACTTCTTCTATTTGTATATCAAGTCTATTGATAAGACAAACAGATCAGGCAcaatttgttttacatttcattttAGCAACAACTGTTTGTATTCTTTGCAACAAACTAATACACTATTATTTGTATAGAATTCTGAACATATAAACTTTTATATCTCTGGTGTCCAGTATTACATTTGCTATGGTGACTCAACCCTCTCTCTACTAACTAGACTTATAATCAAATTCAATACACATTTGATACCAAAAGGCTGCCTtagaagggagaaggttaaaaaaagataGTCGGAAATTGTGGTGACTTGACATTTCAACTCTCATGCATGACATGTTATTCATCACATAAGATCGAAAATCAGAGCTTTGAAAAATTGTACCCTCATTCACTGATGGAAAATTGAGTAATATTCACTTTTTGATTACCAAACCCACATTACTGTCTGAGGTGACAACAGTTTATTAACTGACCTAACTACACAGTCAATGCAAATGCAGATGTCCTCTATAAGATTAAGCAGCCCTCCTAGACTAGTAGAGGTCCTATGAATGGTCCCGTGTTCAGCCAAACCAGTGGTCTCCCTGGCAGTCTCTGTTCCAGGCCGTCTCACACAGCCAGCACCACTCGTACCGGCACTGTGCCCGGGGACACGTCATGTGCATGCATCCTCCTGAAACAGGACAGACAAGGTGAACACAAGATTTACCTTCTGTACTCGGGGAAAACCGTATGTTTTGACACCCCTTCGTTCTGACATGTTAGGGATGTCAGGACATAGCAGTCATGTGGATTTGACATATGGTTACATCCCTGTCAGTAGCCAGTAGTAAGCAGtgtctatatatataaagccataggaaatgaaaaattcaaaattggcTTAAGATTGGATGAGAAACATGACACCTCGTGTTTGTCATCCTTGTCTCTTATCTGAAGTACTCCCCAACCATCAACCATGCGCGCTGTATTGCTGACTAGACTTTGGGAAAAGTTAAATAACCAAACTCACCATTTTTTTCCACGGGTGCCTTACATCTTGGACAAGGTTTGGTGGTTTGCCTGACGGTCTCCTCCGACTCTCGCTCCCAGCGAGACCTCAATGCGCTTTTAGGGTCTACTGCATACCTCTGTAACCAACAACCAACATTTCCCGCTTATAATATcaatttacaaagaaaagaag encodes the following:
- the LOC136436497 gene encoding MORC family CW-type zinc finger protein 3-like, whose amino-acid sequence is MMQSAISTEHGIRQSKTSPGFLHSNSTSHTWPFSAIAELIDNAYDPDVAARQLFIDMEKISETQCLTFTDNGAGMTPDKLHKMLSFGFCEKVEINGHKPVGNYGNGFKSGSMRLGKDAMVFTKNGKFMIAGFLSQTYLKSIQAETVIVPIVPFDTAEIMLKTVDSDPSLEAITKYSIFKSKQQLMEQFKMIPGRKGTRIVIYNIRRTRDGRPEFDFTDEKDIKIPDDVIDEQAGKFRRQDRRQDYSPECDYSLRAYCSILYLNPKMQIILRGQKVKTFKIAKSLNNTERDVYKPQWLPKGVKITFGFSPQKHHYGIMMYHRNRLIKGYERVGPQLKAGRQGVGVIGVIQCDFLKPTHNKQDFDYTKEYRSTVSALGLKLTDYWLQKKGHISLARSSSPAAANGSEEDEPAPSPDQLWVQCDNADCLKWRKLPEQWKNKKLPDKWYCNMNPDPKFRSCSVPEEAEDDPDEEIAGPSYDKSVRRQLEREKREEKWRKEQKQQQEIEERERQLRQKDLQLQRLGAQIQQSIQSQAAEKKPSQSDLVRAEIEMNRRKQMETQYNKMVVELKKQGSQLQKQREDLLQAQQVAHHWQQRAEAAATMTPPERRSPERHSLLTQVQRAKAGDGQAQKQLIARQVKTPEGQVQKWVLVGQQQDSTPRPVSAAVGPGTATQTAGTPIEVVTITDSSAESESKSQNKSQTTAASQTRTPIVAAVAKSSSTPVIPNVAPTSTNRPAQTPDTTMMKVTMLQNDGKMLKITAVSNKDGEVMTITCPGGKMPALDKSKPMYLLVPKASDDALKNGMSNSIQSKIKIVGQHLASSQTAKVGGSKQAQTPVPRMTQLDSRLDGQPEQLKLSGTSEQVQSQVNLPECSTVANHNAPCVLEQVSTATASQRTPRQPQAGPSGVASQKRPASNSPSNSANKVPRMADDSDDDCIIIDDSDLTKTNSTSSVRVKTEICHIGVQTDPADVVRVSASTVREVATLSTVEQRQKLMEQTKQLKTLRRNVSRLIGVLVPELSLEDNDIDMESESVDELLKQVLEANKNQ